Below is a window of Ilyobacter polytropus DSM 2926 DNA.
AAAGTTCTCAGTATTTTAATTTGTCTTGCTGTATTTTCTTTATCTTTAGATATTAATAGAATCATAGTTTTTATTAGGCCCTTTCGTATTATATACTCATAATGTATAATTTGCGTTATAACTTTGGCACAGCAACTAATTTTAAAGAGCTATACTTATTTTGTCTTTACCACTTTTTTTGGAATCGTACATAGCCTTGTCCGCTCTATTAATTAATTCTTTCCAATTTTCATTTTTCTGATAAGACACTATTCCTGAACTTATACTAATTTTATTTTCATAAAGGAAATCATTCTTTTTCATTTTGGTGTTAATTCTTTCAGTTATTTCGAGGGCTTTTTCTGTTGATGTATCTTGATATAATATTATGAATTCATCCCCGCCATATCGGATAGCGTTGTCCGTCTCTCTTATAGAGCTTTTAATAAGTTTGCCCATAAATTCTAGAACTTCATCTCCTCTTTTATGACCATATTTATCATTTATATTTTTAAAGTTATCAAGATCGATAAATGCTATAGATATTTCTTTGTCAAATGCCAATGATTTTTTTATTAAGGTATCCAGATTTAATTCTAAGTAATGTCTATTATATAATCCGGTCAAATGATCGTGCATACTTTTATCTGATATAGTAGAACGAATCTTTCTTTGATTCATAAAAGATAAAATTGTAACTGTTGATATGGTCATCAAACCTATAGGCATCAAAATTTTATCCAAATTGGAAATAAAACCTTCCATTTCATATATTTCATCCATCACATTTTGAAATGATCCTGCGTAAAATAGAATAAATCCGAATATGATGAATCTATTGAAGTAATTTTTTCCGAGGTCGAACCTCACAAAGTATATCCATATAATAGGTTGGATACATATCAAAAGCTCACTAACAATATCCCATGAGGTAAAACCCACTAACTTTGGAAATGACATATCTGTGTATGTTAAAATTATTGTTACGATTAAACAAATTAAATATGATACTTTTGTCCTCTTGTCCATGTTTTACCCCTTTTATTTTTTTCGTGGTTATTCAAAATATATTCCATAATTAAAAAATGCCTGACCTATTTGGCCACGCAAAAAATAGAAAAACCTTTTTTTTTGCAACTGGCTGCCATTTTAAAGGCCCTATAGTTTTGCGTCCTAACATTTCCATTAGTTTGCCGAATATTTTTTGATAGTACCACTTTTCGACCATATAGGTCAAGTTTTTAATATACTTAACAGAAAGGTTCTACGATAACTTCATAAAAGATGAGAATCAATATAAATTTTTATAAATAAAAAAAAGGAAACATTTAAAAGTAGACGTAGTTTTAAATCGGACAACATTTTTAACAACTGTATCATAATTGGCAATCACTTCTCCCCGGAGTGGTTGTCTCCCCATCCTAAAGCCTAAATGGTTAAGTCAACCAATTTGTAGCGGCCAAAAATAATATAAAAATTTAATTAGTTTTAAATCAGACACCAATCAAATTTATGATAGATTGACAATCACTTTTCCCGGTAGTGGTTGTCCTTTCCTCCTATTCATTCCTTTATACTTTCCTATAAATTCAGATAGAAAAAAACTTCTATTTTTGGAGATTTACCCTTGAAAATATGACAGCCTTATTTGGATTTTAAACCTCTTTAAAACCGTCAGTCTCATGTTTATAAGGGTTGAATGGTTATATATGCGACGAAAGACAATATAAAACAGGTGGAAAATTTTAGATCCGTGCAAAAAATAAAAAATACTCCTCCAGTACCTAAGATGGAAGAGTATCATCAATTTATTCTTCTTTTAAAACTTTGTAAGCAGGATTTCCCAATATTTCTCTGACCACTATGTTTTTAATTTTTTTATCTTTCACATAGAAGTTTTCAAAGGCTTCGTGTGGACAAGATCCAAACGCTATACCGAGAATTTTAGCCTCTTTTTTGATTTTACCTTCTCTATCGATTATCTCATCATTTGAGTAAACTAAAAATTTTCTATAATAACTCTCCTCTTCAATGAGGTAATCATAGCAATAATCGTCTTATAGACAGCTGGAACCAACTTTTCCTTTCTCTATTTCATCTGCTATTTTTCTCAATATATCTGGTACTTTTTTTAAGTCTTTTCCGTACAACTGTACTATCGTTTTCACGTGTGAATCCTCCTATATAAAAGGTATTAACCCAAAGAATCTTAATTTTATTTTCAAAGGTGACCTACGGCTATTTTTGAAGTGAAAGATCTTTATAAAGCCTATCTCTTTTATTAGGATAATATTTTTATCGAATAATTGCAAGGTTGAAAACCATACAATTTTAATTTTTTTTAATGATAAATTTTCAAAAGTATAAAATTTAAGGCAGGTAAAATAAATGTATTTTCCGTAGTTGAGATGCCCGAGGGCTCGAAATAGGTTTTGTTTCATTTTACCGGATTGTAAAACCAGGTATCTCCGTAGAAAAAATAAAAAAAGTGATTTTAGGTGCTTTTTGAGGCTGTCACGTAGACTATGAGGGTTTTGTGGTATATACTAGTGTTGAAAAGCATATGGGTTTCAAGGAGGGAATATGTGCATACAGAGTGAGGCAGCACTTGAAAATAAACTACTAGAGCAACTGAAAGCTCAGGGATATGAACAAATTCATATAAAAGACGAAGATGAACTCAAAAGCAACTTTAGGAAACAGCTAGAGAAGCATAATAAGATAGAGCTTTCAGACAGGGAGTTTTCCAAGGTACTGATACACCTAGACGGTGGAAGTGTCTTTGACAAAGCCAAAAAGCTACGAGATAAGTTTGAACTGAAGAGAGATAACGACGATATATTTTACATAGAGTTTTTTAACTGTAAAGATTGGTGCAGAAATATTTTTCAGATATCCAATCAGATCTCTATGACAGGGAAGTACAAGAATAGGTACGATGTGACCATCCTTATAAACGGACTGCCTTTGGTACAGATAGAGTTAAAGAGAAGCGGCATAGAGTTAAAAGAAGCTTTTAATCAGATAAACAGATACCATAAGCACTCTTATAGAGGGCTTTTTAACTACGTCCAGCTATTTGTAATAAGCAACGGTGTAAATACAAAGTATTATGCCAACAATAAGACTCAGTCTTTCAAGCAGACCTTCTTCTGGACCGACATAGAGAATAAAAGGTATAGCAGACTGAACGAGTTTGCAGAGACTTTCCTGGATAAGTGTCACTTAGCTAAGATGATATCCAAATATATAGTTCTTCATGAGTCTGATAAGATTCTTATGGCTCTGAGGCCCTATCAGTATTTTGCAGTTGAGAAGATTGTAAATAGGGTAGAAAACAGCCCTACAAAGAACGGATACATATGGCACACAACTGGATCAGGGAAGACCCTAACATCTTTTAAGGCCAGTCAGATTATCACCCAGAATAAGAATGTAGACAAGGTAATGTTTGTAGTGGATAGAAAGGATCTAGACTACCAGACCATAAAAGAGTTTGATGCATTTTCAAAGGGTTCTGTAAATGGCACAGATGACACAGGGCACCTTGTAAAACAGCTGACCGACGATAAGACTAAGCTTATTATTACAACTATTCAGAAGCTAAATAATGCCATAAGCAAAGGACATTTACAGAGGAAGATGGAGGTTGCTAAAGACAAGAGAATGGTATTTATCTTTGACGAGTGTCACCGTAGTCAGTTTGGAGGAACAGCAACAACTAAAGGAACTCACCAGAAGATAAAAGAGTTCTTTAGCAATAAGCAGTTCTTTGGATTTACAGGAACTCCTATCTTTGCTGAGAATTCAATAAAAAATAAAACTACTGTAGATCTCTTTGACGAGTGCCTGCATAAGTATGTAATAAAAGATGCCATCAACGATGACAACGTTTTAGGATTCTCGGTGGAGTATTATAATACTTTTAAGTCTCACCTCACTGATGAAGAGGGGAATGATTTACCTGTAGACGATATTAGGGTAGAGGGAATAGATACCAGAGAGGTATTCAGAGCTGAGGAAAGATTAGACGGGGTAGCAGAATTTATTATAAACAACCATGCTAGAAAGACTTACGGTAAGGAATTCACCTCAATATTCGCAGTGGACTCGGTGGAATCTCTTTTGAAGTATTACAACATATTTAAAAGCAAAGACCACAATCTAAAGATAGCAACGATATTTAGCTACCAGGCTAATGAAGAAGATCCAGACGCAAATGGCTACACAGAAGAAGAGGAAGAGAAAACAGGACTTCATACCAGGGATAAGCTGGATATGATTATAAAAGACTACAATGAAACTTTTGGTGACAACCACGACCTCAACAGAGAAAACGGATTTAACGCCTACTATGTGGATATCTCCAAGAAGGTAAAAGACAGAAAGATAGATCT
It encodes the following:
- a CDS encoding type I restriction endonuclease subunit R, whose product is MCIQSEAALENKLLEQLKAQGYEQIHIKDEDELKSNFRKQLEKHNKIELSDREFSKVLIHLDGGSVFDKAKKLRDKFELKRDNDDIFYIEFFNCKDWCRNIFQISNQISMTGKYKNRYDVTILINGLPLVQIELKRSGIELKEAFNQINRYHKHSYRGLFNYVQLFVISNGVNTKYYANNKTQSFKQTFFWTDIENKRYSRLNEFAETFLDKCHLAKMISKYIVLHESDKILMALRPYQYFAVEKIVNRVENSPTKNGYIWHTTGSGKTLTSFKASQIITQNKNVDKVMFVVDRKDLDYQTIKEFDAFSKGSVNGTDDTGHLVKQLTDDKTKLIITTIQKLNNAISKGHLQRKMEVAKDKRMVFIFDECHRSQFGGTATTKGTHQKIKEFFSNKQFFGFTGTPIFAENSIKNKTTVDLFDECLHKYVIKDAINDDNVLGFSVEYYNTFKSHLTDEEGNDLPVDDIRVEGIDTREVFRAEERLDGVAEFIINNHARKTYGKEFTSIFAVDSVESLLKYYNIFKSKDHNLKIATIFSYQANEEDPDANGYTEEEEEKTGLHTRDKLDMIIKDYNETFGDNHDLNRENGFNAYYVDISKKVKDRKIDLLLVVNMFLTGFDSKSLNTLYVDKNLKHHGLIQAFSRTNRILNEKKKHGNIVCFRNLKKRTDEAITLFSNKDAIETVLMKPYEHYVEDFNKHILELYDIAPTVDSVDYLQSEDDKAKFVQAYRNLLRLMTRLFSFNEFSFDYLHMGRQTFEDYKSKYLDIYEYRKGDKEKVSILDELDFEVELIRRDDVNVAYIMTLLKDLDTGSASFVKDKEFILRTMEGSEDLRSKRELIEKFIEENLPHIDDGGDVESKFEEFLVAEEEREVDAFVAQENLHRSKVEETMEEYRYSNKMQRDFIKAAFIRKPPLKERKVKIPMIADKIREIIHKYTW
- a CDS encoding GGDEF domain-containing protein, with the protein product MPIGLMTISTVTILSFMNQRKIRSTISDKSMHDHLTGLYNRHYLELNLDTLIKKSLAFDKEISIAFIDLDNFKNINDKYGHKRGDEVLEFMGKLIKSSIRETDNAIRYGGDEFIILYQDTSTEKALEITERINTKMKKNDFLYENKISISSGIVSYQKNENWKELINRADKAMYDSKKSGKDKISIAL